The proteins below are encoded in one region of Ornithinimicrobium avium:
- the rpmH gene encoding 50S ribosomal protein L34 yields the protein MSKRTFQPNNRRRARKHGFRLRMRTRAGRAILAARRRKGRSALSA from the coding sequence ATGAGCAAGCGCACCTTCCAGCCGAACAACCGCCGTCGGGCCCGCAAGCACGGTTTCCGTCTGCGCATGCGCACCCGCGCGGGCCGCGCCATCCTGGCCGCCCGCCGCCGCAAGGGCCGCTCCGCGTTGTCCGCCTGA
- a CDS encoding DNA replication/repair protein RecF, translated as MHLSRLALTDFRSYPAADVELAPGVTVLLGRNGQGKTNLVEAAGYVATLASHRVAQDAPLVRAGAQSAVVRATVVREGRESLVELEVVPGRANKARLNRSPVARQRDVLGTLRTVLFAPEDLALVKGDPAERRRMLDDLLVARQPRWAGVRSDYDRALRQRNALLRSGASLWREPGRGRRGGGPRLAPGEDLEQARASALATLTVFDTHLAQIGGALIYARLRLLRDLRPYLAQSYRTISDSQTAADAAYRSSLAAGTRAAERIEAGEVPEQEEVVQAVLDTIEQVRSQEQERGVSLVGPHRDEVVLTLGDLPAKGYASHGESWSLALSLRLAGFSLLRHDLGTDPVLVLDDVFAELDVGRRERLVDLVADCEQVLVTAAVADDVPDRLLDGPGGGPRGRVLDVVLGAVTPRAASDDGTEP; from the coding sequence GTGCACCTGAGCAGGCTGGCCCTGACCGACTTCCGCAGCTATCCGGCCGCGGACGTCGAGCTCGCCCCTGGGGTCACCGTGCTGCTCGGGCGCAACGGGCAGGGCAAGACCAACCTCGTCGAGGCCGCCGGGTATGTGGCCACGCTCGCCTCCCACCGCGTCGCCCAGGATGCTCCTCTGGTCCGGGCCGGTGCGCAGAGCGCCGTGGTGCGGGCGACGGTCGTGCGCGAGGGCCGGGAGTCGCTGGTCGAGCTGGAGGTGGTGCCGGGCCGGGCCAACAAGGCCCGCCTCAACCGCTCCCCGGTCGCGCGGCAGCGCGACGTCCTGGGAACCCTGCGCACCGTCCTCTTCGCGCCGGAGGACCTGGCGCTGGTCAAGGGCGACCCCGCCGAGCGGCGCCGGATGCTCGACGACCTGCTCGTCGCCCGGCAGCCACGGTGGGCCGGCGTGCGGTCGGACTACGACCGGGCGCTGCGGCAGCGCAACGCCCTGCTGCGCTCGGGGGCGTCGCTGTGGCGCGAGCCGGGGCGCGGCCGTCGGGGCGGGGGTCCCCGGCTGGCCCCCGGGGAGGACCTGGAGCAGGCGCGCGCCTCGGCCCTGGCCACGCTCACGGTCTTCGACACCCACCTGGCCCAGATCGGGGGCGCCCTGATCTACGCGCGCCTGCGGCTGCTGCGCGACCTGCGCCCCTACCTCGCGCAGTCCTACCGCACGATCAGCGACAGCCAGACCGCCGCGGACGCGGCATACCGCAGCTCGCTGGCCGCCGGCACCCGCGCGGCCGAGCGGATCGAGGCGGGCGAGGTGCCCGAGCAGGAGGAGGTGGTGCAGGCGGTCCTGGACACGATCGAGCAGGTGCGTTCCCAGGAGCAGGAGCGCGGCGTCTCGCTGGTCGGGCCGCACCGTGACGAGGTGGTGCTCACGCTGGGCGACCTGCCGGCCAAGGGCTACGCCTCGCACGGCGAGTCCTGGAGCCTGGCGCTGTCCCTGCGGCTGGCCGGGTTCTCGCTGCTGCGTCACGACCTGGGGACCGACCCGGTGCTCGTCCTGGACGACGTCTTCGCCGAGCTGGACGTGGGACGTCGCGAGCGGCTGGTCGACCTAGTCGCCGACTGCGAGCAGGTGCTGGTGACCGCCGCGGTGGCCGACGACGTGCCGGACCGCCTGCTCGACGGGCCTGGTGGAGGACCGCGCGGGCGGGTGCTCGACGTGGTGCTCGGAGCGGTGACGCCGCGGGCCGCGTCCGACGACGGGACCGAACCGTGA
- the dnaA gene encoding chromosomal replication initiator protein DnaA: MSTLQGDDHAVTHDPSPAESDAVWQRVVAELEGQGVTARDRAFLRLTRLIGLLDGTALLAVPYQHTKDTLETTLRPPIVTALAGELGHDVRLAITVDESLRQEVEAQDEAAPATDGTPEGGATPYPAQEPAAATTAPAVPRRAAATQGTGPDEARLNPKYSFDTFVSGSSNRFAHAASLAVAESPARAYNPLFIYGESGLGKTHLLHAIGHYARSLYPGVRVRYVNSEEFTNDFINSIRNQEAGAFQRRYRNVDFLLIDDIQFMQGKEQTVEEFFHTFNTLHNSEKQVVITSDQPPKRLSGFAERMRSRFEWGLLTDVQPPDLETRIAILRKKAAQEGMNTPDEVLELIASRITTNIRELEGALIRVTAFASLSSEPLTAELAAHVLKDIIPSGEAAAIGVPTIMAEVSDYFQISIEELCGTSRSRSLVNARQIAMYLCRELTELSLPKIGQHFGGRDHTTVMHAERKIRQLMGERRALYDQITDLTGIIRKASAR, translated from the coding sequence ATGTCGACGTTACAAGGGGATGACCACGCAGTGACGCACGATCCGTCCCCGGCAGAGTCCGACGCGGTGTGGCAGCGGGTCGTCGCAGAGCTGGAGGGTCAGGGGGTCACGGCCCGGGACCGGGCGTTCCTGCGGCTCACCAGGCTGATCGGCCTGCTGGACGGCACCGCGCTGCTGGCCGTGCCCTACCAGCACACCAAGGACACGCTGGAGACGACCCTGCGCCCGCCGATCGTCACGGCGCTCGCCGGGGAGCTGGGTCACGACGTCCGTCTGGCGATCACCGTGGACGAGTCGCTGCGCCAGGAGGTGGAGGCGCAGGACGAGGCCGCCCCTGCCACGGACGGCACGCCCGAGGGTGGCGCCACGCCATACCCCGCGCAGGAGCCGGCGGCCGCGACGACGGCACCGGCGGTGCCCAGGCGCGCGGCGGCCACCCAGGGCACCGGCCCGGACGAGGCGCGGCTGAACCCGAAGTACTCCTTCGACACCTTCGTGTCCGGCTCGTCCAACCGGTTCGCGCACGCCGCCTCGCTCGCGGTCGCGGAGTCGCCGGCGCGGGCCTACAACCCGCTGTTCATCTACGGCGAGTCGGGACTGGGCAAGACCCACCTGCTGCACGCGATCGGGCACTACGCCCGCAGCCTCTACCCGGGGGTGCGGGTGCGCTACGTGAACTCGGAGGAGTTCACCAACGACTTCATCAACTCGATCCGCAACCAGGAGGCGGGCGCGTTCCAGCGGCGCTACCGCAACGTCGACTTCCTGCTCATCGACGACATCCAGTTCATGCAGGGCAAGGAGCAGACGGTCGAGGAGTTCTTCCACACCTTCAACACGCTGCACAACAGCGAGAAGCAGGTCGTGATCACCTCCGACCAGCCGCCCAAGCGGCTCTCCGGCTTCGCCGAGCGGATGCGCAGCAGGTTCGAGTGGGGGCTGCTCACGGACGTCCAGCCGCCCGACCTGGAGACGCGCATCGCCATCCTGCGCAAGAAGGCGGCCCAGGAGGGGATGAACACCCCCGACGAGGTGCTCGAGCTCATCGCCTCGAGGATCACCACCAACATCCGTGAGCTGGAGGGGGCGCTCATCCGGGTGACGGCCTTCGCCTCGCTGTCCTCCGAGCCGCTGACGGCCGAGCTGGCCGCGCACGTGCTCAAGGACATCATCCCCAGCGGCGAGGCGGCGGCGATCGGCGTGCCGACGATCATGGCCGAGGTCTCCGACTACTTCCAGATCAGCATCGAGGAGCTGTGCGGCACGTCGCGCTCCCGCTCGCTGGTGAACGCCCGCCAGATCGCGATGTACCTGTGCCGCGAGCTGACCGAGCTCTCGCTGCCCAAGATCGGCCAGCACTTCGGCGGCCGCGACCACACCACGGTCATGCACGCCGAGCGCAAGATCCGCCAGCTCATGGGCGAGCGCCGCGCCCTCTACGACCAGATCACCGACCTGACCGGCATCATCCGCAAGGCGTCGGCCCGCTAG
- a CDS encoding DUF721 domain-containing protein, with protein MNGQPPDVPAAGAADPAPQVPQPGAEGTKAELDPLHAAHDALARARRNARAKGLRPGSPAGAGRRRAAGQAPPKEGDKRDPHPVGAEIERLVASRGWDADVQVGSVVGRWPQIVGAQVAANVEVVAFESTVLTVRAVSTAWATQMRLLLSSVLARIETEVGAGVVTEIVVRGPGGPSWRKGPLSAGGRGPRDTYG; from the coding sequence GTGAACGGGCAGCCCCCCGACGTCCCGGCCGCCGGTGCTGCGGACCCGGCCCCGCAGGTTCCTCAGCCCGGGGCGGAGGGGACGAAGGCCGAGCTGGACCCGCTGCACGCGGCGCACGACGCCCTGGCCAGGGCCCGCCGCAACGCGCGGGCCAAGGGGCTGCGCCCGGGCTCGCCCGCCGGCGCCGGCCGGCGCCGCGCCGCGGGGCAGGCCCCGCCCAAGGAGGGCGACAAGCGTGATCCGCACCCGGTCGGGGCCGAGATCGAGCGCCTCGTCGCCAGCCGTGGCTGGGACGCGGACGTCCAGGTGGGCTCCGTCGTGGGCCGGTGGCCCCAGATCGTGGGGGCGCAGGTCGCCGCCAACGTCGAGGTGGTCGCCTTCGAGAGCACGGTCCTGACCGTGCGGGCGGTGAGCACCGCCTGGGCGACGCAGATGCGGCTGCTCCTGTCCAGCGTGCTGGCCAGGATCGAGACCGAGGTGGGGGCCGGCGTCGTCACCGAGATCGTGGTCCGCGGCCCCGGTGGTCCGTCCTGGCGCAAGGGGCCGCTGTCGGCGGGCGGACGCGGTCCGCGGGACACCTACGGCTGA
- the yidD gene encoding membrane protein insertion efficiency factor YidD: MRDVHRGGVPDGERRSVLALPLVWLVQLYQRTISPLLGPVCRYYPSCSAYAVTALERHGPLRGTWLVVLRLLRCNPFARGGVDHVPPRRGGRAPDPGAPHTHDHVGTQPPGAAPTHAPVSRAHRQD; the protein is encoded by the coding sequence ATGCGCGACGTCCACCGTGGCGGCGTGCCGGACGGAGAGCGGCGCAGCGTGCTCGCGCTTCCCCTCGTCTGGCTCGTGCAGCTCTACCAGCGGACGATCTCCCCCCTGCTGGGGCCGGTGTGCCGCTACTACCCGTCCTGCTCCGCCTACGCCGTGACCGCGCTCGAGCGGCACGGTCCGCTGCGGGGCACTTGGCTGGTGGTGCTGAGGCTGCTGCGCTGCAACCCCTTCGCCCGGGGCGGTGTCGACCACGTGCCCCCACGCCGGGGGGGCCGGGCGCCGGACCCCGGTGCACCCCATACCCACGACCATGTCGGAACCCAGCCTCCGGGCGCGGCGCCGACACACGCACCGGTGAGCCGCGCTCACCGACAAGACTGA
- the rnpA gene encoding ribonuclease P protein component has product MLPRRHRLTSPADYRAVLRGQARRRRRRAGTDLLVVHVSVPDAEASAPAEPTSLPTRPPRVGFVVSKAVGNSVVRHRVLRRLRALVAQRLTLLPAGTDVVVRALAAAATASSAELGTALDEALERALPPVGVSR; this is encoded by the coding sequence ATGCTCCCGCGTCGACACCGACTGACGAGCCCGGCCGACTACCGCGCCGTGCTGCGCGGCCAGGCCCGGCGGCGCCGTCGTCGGGCCGGCACGGACCTCCTCGTCGTGCACGTCTCGGTGCCGGACGCGGAAGCCTCCGCACCGGCCGAGCCCACGTCCCTGCCCACGCGCCCGCCGCGCGTGGGCTTCGTGGTGTCCAAAGCCGTGGGCAACTCGGTGGTCCGGCACCGCGTCCTGCGTCGGCTGCGGGCGCTGGTCGCCCAGCGGCTGACCCTGCTGCCGGCCGGGACGGACGTGGTGGTCCGGGCGCTGGCAGCCGCGGCGACGGCGAGCTCTGCCGAGCTGGGAACGGCTCTGGACGAGGCTCTGGAGCGGGCCCTGCCACCGGTGGGGGTGTCCCGGTGA
- the gnd gene encoding phosphogluconate dehydrogenase (NAD(+)-dependent, decarboxylating) → MKIGMIGLGKMGGNMRDRLRKAGHEVFGFDLDESLRDVHTLEELVQALDAPRVVWVMVPHGKPTRSTVEQLGELLSEGDLIIEGGNSKFTEDIELDELMSAKGIGYVDCGVSGGIWGLENGYGLMCGGRAEHVEMAMPVFDALRPEGPREEGFVHAGDVGAGHYAKMVHNGIEYGLMAAYAEGYELLTAKDFVKDVQGCFQAWSRGTVVRSWLLDLAVKALEETPELKGVSEYTTDSGEGRWTVQEAIEMAVPMPVISSALFARFASRQENSPAMQMVAALRGQFGGHAVKMLDDEKSKDEGQVEVHGGAEPKAQEAGEQRPGAENAEPSSGAETAGPSSGTGTTEHADGPTSGSGDTDR, encoded by the coding sequence ATGAAGATCGGGATGATCGGCCTGGGCAAGATGGGCGGCAACATGCGCGACCGGCTGCGCAAGGCCGGTCACGAGGTCTTCGGTTTCGACCTGGACGAGAGCCTGCGGGACGTGCACACGCTCGAGGAGCTGGTGCAGGCCCTGGACGCGCCCCGCGTGGTGTGGGTGATGGTCCCGCACGGCAAACCGACCCGCAGCACGGTGGAGCAGCTCGGGGAGCTGCTCTCCGAGGGAGACCTGATCATCGAGGGCGGCAACAGCAAGTTCACCGAGGACATCGAGCTGGACGAGCTCATGTCCGCCAAGGGCATCGGCTACGTCGACTGCGGAGTCTCCGGGGGGATCTGGGGGCTGGAGAACGGCTACGGCCTGATGTGCGGCGGCCGCGCGGAGCACGTCGAGATGGCGATGCCCGTCTTCGACGCGCTCCGACCCGAAGGTCCGCGCGAGGAGGGCTTCGTGCACGCGGGGGACGTGGGCGCCGGCCACTACGCCAAGATGGTGCACAACGGCATCGAGTACGGCCTGATGGCCGCCTACGCCGAGGGCTACGAGCTGCTCACCGCCAAGGACTTCGTCAAGGACGTCCAGGGCTGCTTCCAGGCCTGGAGCCGCGGTACCGTGGTGCGCTCGTGGCTGCTCGACCTGGCGGTCAAGGCGCTGGAGGAGACTCCTGAGCTCAAGGGCGTCAGCGAGTACACCACCGACTCCGGCGAGGGCCGCTGGACGGTCCAGGAGGCCATCGAGATGGCCGTGCCGATGCCGGTCATCAGCTCGGCGCTCTTCGCCCGCTTCGCCTCGCGCCAGGAGAACTCCCCCGCCATGCAGATGGTCGCCGCGCTGCGCGGCCAGTTCGGCGGCCACGCGGTCAAGATGCTCGACGACGAGAAGAGCAAGGACGAGGGCCAGGTGGAGGTCCACGGCGGCGCCGAGCCCAAGGCGCAGGAGGCCGGCGAGCAGCGGCCGGGCGCCGAGAACGCCGAGCCGTCCTCGGGAGCGGAGACCGCCGGGCCGTCCTCGGGCACCGGCACCACCGAGCACGCCGACGGACCGACCTCGGGCAGCGGCGACACCGACCGGTGA
- the gyrB gene encoding DNA topoisomerase (ATP-hydrolyzing) subunit B yields MPELPAAPPQEGEPGSLATAPAYDASAIQVLEGLEAVRKRPGMYIGSTGERGLHHLVYEVVDNSVDEAMAGYATHVEVTLLADGGCRVIDDGRGIPTDLHPTEKRPAVELVLTVLHAGGKFGGGGYKVSGGLHGVGSSVVNALSDRMEVEVRQKGHVFRQAYELGVPQAPLSKDEQIPADVTGTTITFWPSPDIFDAVVFDFETLRARLQQMAFLNKGLTISLTDERPVERTEDAEAIEETADDEASQADKKRSVSYRYENGILDYVKHINKSKRAEPIHEEVIAFELEDTARQLSLEVAMQWTAAYSESVHTYANAINTYEGGTHEEGFRASLTRLVNDFARTNKILREKDDNLTGDDVREGLTAVVSVKLGEPQFEGQTKTKLGNSEVKGFVQAAMTERFGAWLDAHPREGKAIVSKAVNAAHARVAARKARDATRRKGPLESLGLPGKLKDCQSKDPAKSEVFIVEGDSAGGSAVSGRDPHTQAILPIRGKILNVEKARLDKILANLEVQALISGFGTGIGEDFDITKARYHKIVLMADADVDGMHIRTLLLTLLFRFMRPLIEHGYVYLAQPPLYRIKWSNADHQFAYSDRERDALIREGTTNRGWRMPKDSGVQRYKGLGEMNPQELWETTMDPETRVLLQVTLDDAAAADEIFAVLMGEDVESRRSFIQRNAKDVRFLDI; encoded by the coding sequence ATGCCGGAGCTGCCTGCGGCACCACCTCAGGAAGGGGAACCAGGGTCGCTGGCCACCGCGCCGGCCTACGACGCCTCGGCGATCCAGGTCCTGGAGGGCCTGGAGGCGGTCCGCAAGCGCCCGGGCATGTACATCGGCTCCACGGGTGAGCGCGGACTGCACCACCTGGTCTACGAGGTCGTGGACAACTCGGTGGACGAGGCGATGGCCGGCTACGCGACCCACGTCGAGGTCACCCTGCTGGCCGACGGCGGCTGCCGGGTGATCGACGACGGCCGTGGCATCCCCACCGACCTGCACCCGACCGAGAAGCGTCCCGCGGTGGAGCTCGTGCTCACCGTGCTGCACGCCGGCGGCAAGTTCGGCGGGGGCGGCTACAAGGTCTCCGGCGGTCTGCACGGCGTGGGCTCCTCGGTCGTCAACGCCCTCTCGGACCGGATGGAGGTCGAGGTCCGGCAGAAGGGCCACGTCTTCCGGCAGGCCTACGAGCTCGGCGTGCCGCAGGCTCCGTTGTCGAAGGACGAGCAGATCCCGGCCGACGTCACCGGGACGACGATCACCTTCTGGCCCAGCCCGGACATCTTCGACGCGGTCGTCTTCGACTTCGAGACCCTGCGCGCCCGGCTGCAGCAGATGGCCTTCCTCAACAAGGGACTGACCATCTCGCTGACCGACGAGCGGCCGGTCGAGCGGACCGAGGACGCCGAGGCCATCGAGGAGACCGCCGACGACGAGGCCAGCCAGGCCGACAAGAAGCGCTCGGTCAGCTACCGCTACGAGAACGGCATCCTCGACTACGTCAAGCACATCAACAAGAGCAAGCGGGCCGAGCCGATCCACGAGGAGGTCATCGCCTTCGAGCTCGAGGACACCGCCCGCCAGCTCAGCCTCGAGGTGGCGATGCAGTGGACGGCCGCCTACAGCGAGTCGGTGCACACCTACGCCAACGCGATCAACACCTACGAGGGCGGCACCCACGAGGAGGGCTTCCGCGCCTCCCTGACCCGGCTGGTCAACGACTTCGCGCGCACCAACAAGATCTTGCGCGAGAAGGACGACAACCTCACCGGCGACGACGTCCGCGAGGGCCTGACCGCGGTCGTCTCCGTCAAGCTCGGCGAGCCCCAGTTCGAGGGCCAGACCAAGACCAAGCTCGGCAACTCCGAGGTCAAGGGCTTCGTCCAGGCGGCGATGACCGAGCGGTTCGGCGCCTGGCTGGACGCGCACCCCCGCGAGGGCAAGGCGATCGTCAGCAAGGCCGTCAACGCCGCGCACGCCCGGGTCGCCGCCCGCAAGGCGCGCGACGCCACCCGCCGCAAGGGCCCGCTGGAGAGCCTCGGCCTGCCCGGCAAGCTCAAGGACTGCCAGTCCAAGGACCCGGCCAAGTCCGAGGTGTTCATCGTCGAGGGCGACTCGGCCGGCGGCTCGGCGGTCAGCGGCCGCGACCCGCACACCCAGGCGATCCTGCCCATCCGCGGCAAGATCCTCAACGTGGAGAAGGCCCGGCTCGACAAGATCCTGGCCAACCTCGAGGTGCAGGCGCTGATCAGCGGCTTCGGCACCGGCATCGGCGAGGACTTCGACATCACCAAGGCGCGCTACCACAAGATCGTGCTGATGGCGGACGCCGACGTCGACGGCATGCACATCCGGACCCTGCTGCTCACCCTGTTGTTCCGGTTCATGCGGCCGCTCATCGAGCACGGCTACGTCTACCTGGCCCAGCCGCCCCTCTACCGGATCAAGTGGTCCAACGCCGACCACCAGTTCGCCTACTCCGACCGGGAGCGCGACGCGCTCATCCGGGAGGGCACGACCAACCGGGGCTGGCGGATGCCCAAGGACTCCGGCGTGCAGCGCTACAAGGGTCTGGGCGAGATGAACCCGCAGGAGCTGTGGGAGACGACGATGGACCCCGAGACCCGCGTGCTGCTCCAGGTGACCCTCGACGACGCCGCGGCCGCGGACGAGATCTTCGCCGTGCTCATGGGCGAGGACGTGGAGTCCCGGCGCAGCTTCATCCAGCGCAACGCCAAGGACGTCCGCTTCCTCGACATCTAG
- the dnaN gene encoding DNA polymerase III subunit beta, whose product MKFRVERDVLSEAVAWVVRGLSNRPPVPVLAGVLLTADEVGTLTLSAYDYEVSATVTVEAEVSEGGQVLVLGKLLADISRNLPDRPVEVATDGAKVQLTCGSSRFALIQMPVADYPQLPTQADASGSMPGDAFTQAVHQVSIAADRGDTLPILTGVRVEIEGEKVTMLATDRYRLALRELTWSPSAPDASYVCLVPARTLSETAKALGASASVDVAFGDAQRSDGLVGFEAGRRRTTTRLLDGEYPKVTSIFPSSVDTVAVVDTQAFIEAVRRVALVAERNTPIRLRFTDGQLTIEAGSGDDAQGSEAVEASLTGPEIEIAFNPQFLLDGLGVLNAPLARLGFTQPSRPAVLSGQAEIDGEPDESYRYVLMPVRFAG is encoded by the coding sequence GTGAAGTTCCGTGTCGAGCGCGATGTCCTGTCCGAGGCCGTGGCCTGGGTGGTCCGCGGACTCAGCAACCGTCCGCCCGTGCCGGTGCTGGCCGGGGTCCTGCTCACCGCCGACGAGGTCGGGACGCTGACGCTGTCGGCGTACGACTACGAGGTGTCCGCGACGGTCACCGTCGAGGCCGAGGTGAGCGAGGGCGGCCAGGTGCTCGTGCTCGGCAAGCTGCTCGCCGACATCTCCCGCAACCTGCCCGACCGTCCGGTCGAGGTCGCCACCGACGGCGCCAAGGTCCAGCTCACCTGCGGGTCCAGCCGGTTCGCGCTCATCCAGATGCCGGTCGCGGACTACCCCCAGCTGCCCACCCAGGCCGACGCCAGCGGCAGCATGCCCGGTGACGCGTTCACCCAGGCGGTCCACCAGGTCTCCATCGCCGCCGACCGCGGCGACACCCTGCCGATCCTCACCGGCGTCCGTGTCGAGATCGAGGGCGAGAAGGTCACCATGCTGGCCACCGATCGCTACCGCCTGGCGCTGCGCGAGCTGACCTGGAGCCCCTCGGCCCCGGACGCCAGCTACGTCTGCCTGGTGCCGGCCCGCACCCTGTCCGAGACCGCCAAGGCGTTGGGCGCCTCGGCCAGCGTCGACGTGGCCTTCGGCGACGCCCAGCGCTCCGACGGGCTGGTCGGCTTCGAGGCCGGCCGGCGACGCACGACCACGCGGCTGCTCGACGGCGAGTACCCCAAGGTCACCTCGATCTTCCCCTCCTCGGTGGACACCGTGGCGGTCGTGGACACGCAGGCGTTCATCGAGGCGGTCCGGCGGGTGGCGCTGGTGGCCGAGCGCAACACCCCGATCCGGCTGCGGTTCACCGACGGCCAGCTGACCATCGAGGCGGGCAGCGGCGACGACGCCCAGGGCAGCGAGGCGGTCGAGGCCTCGCTCACCGGGCCGGAGATCGAGATCGCCTTCAACCCCCAGTTCCTGCTGGACGGCCTCGGGGTGCTCAACGCCCCCCTGGCCAGGCTGGGCTTCACCCAGCCCTCGCGTCCGGCGGTGCTGTCGGGGCAGGCCGAGATCGACGGGGAGCCCGACGAGTCCTACCGTTACGTCTTGATGCCGGTGCGCTTCGCCGGCTGA